TGAAATTGCTGCCCCGTCACATCTAAGCCATCCCGTGGGAATTGCAGCAACAAGCCCGCTAAACATGGCAATCATGCCAATTTCAGATTGACCTATCCAAGCCGTGTTTGCATCATTTCTTCTAAATAATGTCTCTGTGGTTGTGTTAGACCATAAAGCCCCCCCGCCTAAACTGCCAGGGTCAGAGCCTTGAGCTACTACGTTAGCCGTTGATTCGAAAGTTCCCATTATCTTCTTAGACCTCTTAACCTATTTGGGC
The window above is part of the candidate division KSB1 bacterium genome. Proteins encoded here:
- a CDS encoding tail fiber protein; its protein translation is MGTFESTANVVAQGSDPGSLGGGALWSNTTTETLFRRNDANTAWIGQSEIGMIAMFSGLVAAIPTGWLRCDGAAIS